From a region of the Salvelinus alpinus chromosome 2, SLU_Salpinus.1, whole genome shotgun sequence genome:
- the LOC139549784 gene encoding zinc finger protein 135-like has translation NNLTDINCCTTSWVRSGHHLSPQINSGFLLLWALINRLSDFVVHTGEIRDYSGSSGEPQQQHDAEEAEKSLSTSEHLKKHPQRPTGKKSHRCSDCGKRLNSSVKLKIHQRIHTREKPYSCAQCGKSFVKSSQLTSHQRTHTGEKPYSCGQCGKSFSQSGDLTVHQRIHTGEKPYSCGQCGKSFSQSGDLTVHQRIHTGEKPFSCDQCGKSFSSSSHLNIHQRTHTGEKPLSCGQCGKRFSQSGDLTVHQRIHTGEKPFSCDQCGKSFVRSGYLTVHQRLHTGEKPYSCGQCGKSFSQSSSLTVHQRIHTGEKPFSCDQCGKSFSTSGYLNIHHRTHTGEKPLSCGQCGKSFSQSSSLTVHQRTHTGEKPFSCDQCGKSFSTSSYLTIHHRTHTGEKPYSCDQCGKSFSTSTYLNIHHRTHTGENLFSCDQCGKSFSTSRYLTRHQRTHTGEKPYSCKS, from the coding sequence aataatttaacagacatcaattgttgtacaacttcatgggtacgctctgggcatcacctttcacctcaaataaacagtggatttctACTGTTGTGGGCCTTAATAAACcgtctgtctgactttgttgttcacacaggagagatacgggactatagtggatcctctggggagcctcaacaacaacatgatgctgaagaggcagagaagagtctctccacatcagaacacctcaagaaacacccgcagagacccacagggaagaaatctcaccgctgctctgactgtgggaagagattaaACTCCTCAGTAAAACTTAAAATACATCAAAGAATTCACAcaagagagaaaccatatagctgtgctcaatgtgggaagagttttgttaaatctagccagctgacttcacaccagagaacacacacaggagagaaaccttatagctgtggtcaatgtgggaagagttttagtcaatctggagatctgacagtgcaccagagaatacacacaggagagaaaccttatagctgtggtcaatgtgggaagagttttagtcaatctggagatctgacagtgcaccagagaatacacacaggagagaaaccatttagctgtgatcaatgtgggaagagtttttcttcttctagccatctaaatatacaccagagaacacacacaggagagaaaccgcttagctgtggtcaatgtgggaagcgttttagtcaatctggagatctgacagtgcaccagagaatacacacaggagagaaaccgtttagctgtgatcaatgtgggaagagttttgttcgatctggctatctgacagtgcaccagagactacacacaggagagaaaccttatagctgtggtcaatgtgggaagagttttagtcaatctagctctctgacagtgcaccagagaatacacacaggagagaaaccttttagctgtgatcaatgtgggaagagtttttctactTCTGGCTATCTAAAtatacaccatagaacacacacaggagagaaacctcttagctgtggtcaatgtgggaagagttttagtcaatctagctctctgacagtgcaccagagaacacacacaggagagaaaccgtttagctgtgatcaatgtgggaagagtttttctacttctagctatctaactatacaccatagaacacacacaggagagaaaccttatagctgtgatcaatgtgggaagagtttttctacttctacctatctaaatatacaccatagaacacacacaggagagaatctgtttagctgtgatcaatgtgggaagagtttttctactTCTCGCTATCTAACtagacaccagagaacacacacaggagagaaaccttatagctgtaagTCTTAG